Genomic DNA from Eschrichtius robustus isolate mEscRob2 chromosome 4, mEscRob2.pri, whole genome shotgun sequence:
gcagtgtctggggttcaatccctggttagggaactaagatcccgcaagcctccaggcgtggcaaaaaaataaaaattgttaaaagggATTAAGAGAGAATGCCTGGATCAAAGTAACCACTCAACTTTTAGCTATtatttagtaataaaaataatagtatttgatttttttaaaaataccattcttGGAGCAGCTTAAAGGACAGAATTAGAGGAGGCAAGAGTAAGTATGGGGAGATCAGTTAAGAGACCGGACAAGAAGTGATGGTAGCTTGAGCAAGTGTGGGCACGGAGCTAAAAGTGGACAGACTTGAGTGATATTTAGGAAGTAAATATTTACTTCCTAAATATCACTCGACAGAAACTTCATGATGGGTTAAATAGAGGGTCACTGAGGGAATAAAAGGTGTTTTCATAGGTTTCTGGCCTAGGCAGTTGGCTGGATAGAAATCCAATTTGGTAGGGCATGGAGGATGGGGCAGGGGAGATGCTCGTGATTTTAGTTTGGGATATTGAGTATGTTAAGTGCGAGGTGGGATTCAGGTACATTTTTAAGAAGCATTGGCTCTACAGTACACCACAGTTTAGGAACTGTTTatatgaagatttaaaaaaaaaaatagagaactaCTGATGTAGATAGATAATTGGATACTGGGTTTGAAGTTCAGGGAAGTTGGGGCTGAATATAAATTTAGGTGTGGTCTGCATACAGAAGGTAAGTGAAGCCACAGGTGAGGATGATAGTATGCAGAGAAAGAAGACAAGGGAACCTAAAACTGACCATGAGGAATTCCAAAATGTAAAAGCCAGGAAGAGGGAAATGAGCATGTAAAGGAGTGGCTAAGTGTTAGAAAGAAAATCTGGCAATGGTAATGGCACAGAATACAAAGGAAGAAAGTGTTTTAAGGAGAGCATGGTCATGGAAAATGAGGACTGAAACTACCCATTAGGCTTAGCAGCCTGCAGGTGTCATAGGTGACCTTTCAAAGAGTTGTTTGAACATTGATGGAGGTAGATGCCAACCTAAGGAGTGAGTGGGAGGTAGTGAAGTGAGATGTAAATATAGACCACTCTCGAGAGGTTAGCTTTGATAGCTGGACAGAGGAGGTTGAGggagagatatatatattttttaaatatgggaGAAACTTTATCATGTTTAGGTGATTATGGGGTGGCTGCAATGGAGAAGAGGGTGTTGAATTCACAAGACAGAGGATAATGGATAAATTTCTGCAAGAGTGATGGGATCCAAAACTTAAGTGGAGAAATTGGTTTTTAGTTATGAAGGGAGGCACATATAATAGGAGGGAACAAGGAAAGGAATGAATATGGATATAGAGGAGGGACATGCTGATTCATTGTGTGATAAGCATTGCAAATTGATGACCCCTGAGTACTGTGTTACTTGTTTCTGGAGAAGTGATTGGGTTGGAACAGAGACTAGGTTCCTCTCCAGTCTGCTCTTGGAATAGCTCAGCTCTTTGCTTGACTTTGTCCCCTTTGGCCTCAGCAGTGCCACCTCGGCCCTGGGCCCGTGGACCTCAATGTAATGCATAATGCATCTGCTTAGTTTCAGAATCTTGTCtggatttcttttactttttcctgAGGCAGTGAGACCAAAACCAAACATTTATACATAGTCTTGACAGGCTATTTAAATCTAATcttctagaattttcatttttgatactTTGAGTTCTCTAATATACATTTCATTTATTAGAAATTTGTTAAGTTCATACCATgaactaggcactgtgctaggtacttgttattcagaaataaatatttaagatatgGCTGCTTTAAGGAGCTGGAAAGACTGATACCTGCACAGAAACCTGACTTTTTTCTCTTGATAAAGGCATAGACTATAATATCTAGATCTGAATCCAAATTCTTTTTGCAAAAAAGAATGCCAAATTAATATCTATTTGTTTGAGCATGTCATAAAGGGATATTAATTCATGTATTATACAACGTAGATGTCCCCTTTTCCTTAAGCTCTTATTTTTTCATGCTACTTCTGTAATTAAAATGCATAGTCCCCTCACCCCTAGAGTGTCTTAACTGTGTATCATGTGGTCTTAACCTGAGTTCTGTAGATCTCAGTATATCTATGGATTGGTGGCTTTGTGGGTCCATGAATCTTCTGCAATTATATGCAAAATTGTTGAATGTGTATACATGGATTCTTATAGTGGAAAGAGAGTCCTTTTTTATCAAATTCTCAAAGGATTCTATTGCCCCAAAATACTAAGAACTATTATActattaaaaatctttatttaataGTCTCTGGCTTATGAGTATTTTACACCATTTACCATTTAGATTTTCTCACAGGAGGAAAGGGAAATTGAAGCTGTAATATttaataattcttaaaattactaatgcatttttttaaataatataatttttgaagTTGCTATTTAAACATTAGgatttgtttttacatttatctaacaatattataatttttctacagtttttgttgcaaatacattttctgtttgtctttagTACCAGGACCCCCTAGTGATAATGGCATCAGTATTACCATGATCTTGATGGCCTGGATGGTTATTGCAGTGATCTTGTTTCTACTGAGACCTCCTAATCTAAGAGGATCCAACCTAACTGGAAAACCAACCAGTCCTCATAATGTAAGTGTTGTGGATTAGAAatgttttggggtggggggatgggtgtGGCCTGGGAAAGGGGAGGAGTTTGTTTTGACGGAAATATCTGAATTAGCAAGAGGAAGATTTAGCTCACGGAGTAAGTTCTTCCTATGTAGTCCTAGTAAATCTTGAAACCCCAAATGGCTTAGTCTTCGTGGAGTCGCACTTAGAGAGAAGTACAGACCAGTAGCCCCCAAATCATTTTAAGATGAATTCCAATCTTTACTCACGTGAGAAACCTAAAAAATGATCCAGTTCGTAATAATCCACAGCAGTACTTCTCAAATCTCAGTCTTCCACTACCCAGTTCTATCCACCTCACAGTTGATCCCTTGCCTCGTATGCTTCCAGCTCCCCAAATTCTCTTACTAGCTACAGTTCAAATGTTTCTACACACACATTcttcattttctccccttctgtccTCACTATTAAATACAACAGAGACACTGAGCCTATCTGGCTAAACCTGTTTTCCCATCCTATTTCTCTCAACTTCATTCTTCCAGTTCTGCATCACAATAGGTCAACTGAGCTGGGAAAAGGAGAGGTAGGAATCATTCATGTTGATAAATCTTGATAGTCATGATTACAGCCATTTTTAGAACCTAACTGAAAGTATGATACAGTGACCCAACAAGGAGTTTTTGACAGAGCCTCCATTAAAGGATTCCTTTAATCATTTTCAGAAccagtgtttatatttttttctttcccatttgatTTGGATATTACCTCTAAAAGTATTTCCATGATGGATTCACTTGTTGAACACCAAATTATCCCACTAATTCCCTTCTCCAACCTAAAATAATTGCTTCTTTTCCCCAGTCCTTCGTTGTTACTATTAAAAAGAAGTTTGGTTAGACCAATTGCTTATACAGGAGAAAGCAAATGTGCAGTATTAACTGGTCAgtgctttgggtttttttaggattaaaacatttatatatgtaGCATGCTGACTTTAGTTAAGAAAGAAGGCATCATTAACACTATGTAAAAtgccttaaatttattttaggatTTTCTTGGAGAGGAGGGTATCCATAAAACAGCTTGTATATTGTCTTGATAAAGTGCTTTCTCCTAAGCCGTTTTTCTTACTTTCTGTGCGCAGTTTTAATACTTTCATATCAAAGAGCAGCATCCTTAATGTTTGGAACTAAAGAAACCCAACTCAATTAGAAGCCATTCAAAAGTGACAGTCCCCTGAACCTTATTAGTTCATTGTAGACCAGCAGTTCTAAAAATAATAGTCCCACAGCTCTAGGAATAAGCAAGAGAACATATTGACTAATTGCAAGTAGAAAAATTCATTATCCTCAACTAGGGCCTCATATAGCATGTCAGAGTAAATAAATGGGATCTTCCTGAAGATTCCTAAAAGGTCTGCTCTTTCCTTTACAGTTCAGAAGCTTTCTATAACAAGTAACAAAAATCTGTTCAGCCTGGTTTAAGTAATTGGCTTCATTGGTTTACACATTAAAAAATCCAGAGGTAGGATTACTGTTTAGAAAGTTTAACAGCGTCATCAGAGACCTGGGTTCTTTCCTCAGACCATTAGCTTTATTCCAAGGTGGGCTCCCTTTCTGGTCCCTATAGGGCGGCTGCCAGTTGCAACTGGTGCCACATACTTCCTCACTGACTGACATTCTGTAGTGAGAAATACAAGTCTTTAGCTTCACTTTGATTGTACTGTACTCAGTCACCTTAGCAAGAGGGATGAGACTACCTTGATTGGTTTACATATCACCTCTGGAGCTGTCAGGGAGAGCACTTTTACCTAAGTCAATATCACTGTTAcaaaattttcctttcttccatgctacaaggaagaaagagacaaacatCGGTGAATCACAGTGTTAATCTAGTGCTCGCTTGTGCAAAAACGTACAAGAGGTCCAAATAAGTATATGATTTGGGATGGGAAGGTGAGGGGCATTGCTGCTCAATTCTTACTGTATATGTTAATGTTAGACTGGTTGCACTGGGAGATTTAAGAAGTCAATttcataatttctctctctttaatgcCAGGGACAggatcccccagcccctcctgtgGACTAACTTTGTGGATATGGGAAGTAAAAATAGTTAACACCTTGCACGACCAAATGAACGAAGATGACCAGAGTACTCTTAACCCCATTagaactgttttttcttttgcatctGCCATATGGGATGGTATTGTTTTCATGAGCTTCTAGAAATTTCACTTGCAAGCTTATTTTTGCTTCCTGTGTTATCACCTTTCCTGTATTTgagtaaatgatacattaaaaagttACATGGGGCTTTTTTGGTTATCCTAAACTTAAACATTCCATTCATTCTGTTTGTAACTGTGATCATAATTTTTGTGATAATTTCTGGCCTGATTGAAGGAAATTTGAGATctctacatttaaatattttaaatagttttgatgggtttaaagattttttttaataaggtatTTATAAAGTTATTTGGGGTTATCTGAGATTGTATGAAAGAAAATTAGAACCACATTGTATTTACACTTAACCTTGGTAGTTTATTTGTGGATGGCAGTTTTCTCTAGTTCTTGGGACTGTGACAGCCGTTGGAATATTTTACAAGTTACAGCTGAAATCTATATCATCCACTACAACTGGCTTACGTGGCaaagcaaaggaggaaagaagaaatgaagtaaTTGTTTACTAAGTTTTTATTCCCATAAAAATGTCTAATATAAGAAAACTTAAACATGATTTAAATATGGTGGATGATTTACAGTCCATTATATGAAATTTGTAAGCCACTGTATACTAGCCTTACACAGTtcatgaaaggaggaaaaaatttaattctttctGCATTTGCCAGGTGTAATCTATACAGTAATAATTTAagctataatttatttttgaagtggGTGCCTCTCAGGAAGCTGCTTTTCTGTTGTAAAACTTCCCTGTTAAATGAAACTATCTTAAAGCTGTATTGGGGGCCTGTTTGGTTACTGATATTTGAATGCtgttttttacttatttactctattgttttctttgaagaaaaaattttgaatCTTGTTATCTTTCTGACTTTAAACAATATTTAATGAATTCTTGGTTTACTCcaagggaaaaggaggaaaatgagaaacaatcaaggatctttttttttctcaacctCTGTCTCATTCTTGTTTGGTAATAGGATggattggggtggggaggagcattaatataagtaaaaatttgaaatgtgtaaaaatgtaaaaggttgcattttttttttttcagtttgatagaaaatgaatacaaagGGCATAAAAAAATTCTGCATGACCTGTGTGGTTATGGAATTTTTTCCTAGCAAGTGATTGCAGATGATTTATGGGGGCTAAAAGATATTTTGCTATCAATGTAAGGATTTTCCCCCACTAGGTCAGTTTAGCTTTTCACTGTATAGATCTGAGAAATTACTTGTATGAATTGAATAAACTTCTCTATATCATTGTACTGTTTAATAGAGTCTCTGATACAATTATGTGATGCTCATAGGgtatttttcccctttattatGATTATATTCTAGGCTATAAACACTGTAAGGGCTTCATTTCATTATATAATCCATTACTGACTGCTTGCATTCCTCCTGTGCATCTTGGCTTTGTCCTCAACTTCTTGAAATGATATAACCTACTCTTAATTACTTGTGTTAATTGAGGGGTATTGTAACACAGGTAAGTCAAATCCTGGATAAATGAACACCATAGACTTaaggtttttttctctcaatatgGCCTATTGGAAGCCTTCCCAGCTCTACAGCTCTTAAAGCATTTAAAGCAGAGAGGCAGGAATGGCTTAAGATGGAGCTAAATCCCTATAAGCATTCCTTTTTCTGTCCTTGCCCCtgaactttgaaggctagcacaTATCTCCTAACAATCTGCTCTCTAAGCTGCTAGAAGGCTAGTCTCTGGATGAGATACTGATGTGTTCACTGAATCTGTGGCTCACAAATAATTAAGAATTGACTTTGGTTGAAGAAGTGGCTATGACATGGAAACAGAATGTCTAGTGTTAGCTAGAGACCTGGAAATCTGGGTTCTTGTTCCTAGTTCTTCATTTCTGTCACATATACTTAATTGACATTACATTAGAATATTAACCTTTTCCTATATGGACCATCTATTTAATTAGTAACGAAAGTTTTTTAGTGAAGTATTTAGTCTTGGTTTTTTTGCTTGTAAAATTTCTCTGCACTCCTGACAAAGACAGTGTGCAATAGCACATAAAGTATTTCTATTAACCTAACTAGTAATTCATATTATTCTCTTTAATTCCTAAAGCTTCTACATGTGGCCTTTTTATTGAGCACTCTTATTCATTACTTGGCTTGTAAACATTCACCTGCACTGTGGCTAcagtcatttttaaataatctggaaaaaagaaagataaagcttCACATTTTAATCACTTTTGGCTCTTAAACATTCCACAAATGCCATTaagagtttattttgttttaggttatttaatgttcttttatgcaaaataatgtttttttgcTTTCCACGTGGAAAAAGTTAACATTGGAACTGTGTATAGTAAAAGATTTTATCATGTATTTATCCAAACACTATCCCATGGTCAGCAGGTCATATTTTAAACTACTTGGAGAAAGTTTCAGAAGTAACTATTAAATACAGCTCTTCCATGGTTACTTTTAGTGTCTTTGTGGTATGCGATATTACAGTGTTTATAGAATTATCTATATCTTACATCTTCAAAGGAACCTCAGAAGTCTCTCACCCTGAATCAAAGTCTGTCACTCTAAATGAATACGTGCTAAAATTTGACCAGCTCAGCTTAAGACACAGAACAGCAACTTGAAGGAGAAATGGAGAGAGTTTAAGTTAATGggttaaatttttgttgttgcaaTAGTAGGTTTAGTCTTAACATTA
This window encodes:
- the SMIM14 gene encoding small integral membrane protein 14 isoform X2; this translates as MAEGGFDPCECVCSHEHAMRRLINLLRQSQSYCTDTECLQELPGPPSDNGISITMILMAWMVIAVILFLLRPPNLRGSNLTGKPTSPHNGQDPPAPPVD